A DNA window from Homalodisca vitripennis isolate AUS2020 unplaced genomic scaffold, UT_GWSS_2.1 ScUCBcl_2538;HRSCAF=7415, whole genome shotgun sequence contains the following coding sequences:
- the LOC124372113 gene encoding uncharacterized protein LOC124372113 has protein sequence MKLNSSKCSVMTFGRLRNPRYFQYTLDGRALDRVFTVRDLGVTFSADFSFNAHVDDLCRRAHRMLGFISRSTRGMTSPVVLKTLYSSFVRQLLEYASPVWSPYHLTLIWKLEAVQRRFLRLVGTRQGHQFREVPLADLQNELLLPDLLARRKAADVLFLAKLLNGLLDCPSLLAQVDILIPSATRSRDLFVGRHSRRDYDFHGPLARMMRLGNNFCHLVDLFYDSASAIRGRVLASLRGPV, from the coding sequence atgaagttgaACTCTTCCAAGTGCTCTGTGATGACCTTTGGCCGGTTGCGCAATCCACGCTATTTCCAGTACACCTTGGATGGCCGAGCTCTGGATAGGGTGTTCACGGTGAGGGACTTGGGTGTTACCTTCTCTGCTGATTTCTCCTTTAACGCTCACGTGGATGATCTGTGCAGACGGGCACACAGGATGTTGGGGTTCATCTCAAGGTCGACTCGTGGCATGACGAGCCCTGTTGTTTTAAAAACGCTTTATTCTTCCTTTGTGCGGCAATTACTGGAATATGCTAGCCCCGTTTGGTCACCCTACCACTTGACTCTCATCTGGAAACTCGAGGCTGTCCAGAGGAGGTTCTTAAGGCTGGTGGGAACGAGGCAGGGACATCAATTCAGGGAAGTTCCTCTCGCGGATCTGCAGAACGAGCTACTCCTACCAGATCTCCTAGCCAGACGAAAGGCTGCAGATGTCCTGTTCCTTGCCAAATTGCTGAATGGTCTGCTTGATTGTCCTTCTCTCCTCGCACAAGTGGATATCCTCATACCTTCAGCTACTCGGTCGCGTGATCTGTTCGTCGGGCGTCACTCTCGGCGTGATTATGACTTTCATGGTCCCCTCGCCCGAATGATGAGACTGGGAAATAACTTCTGCCACCTCGTCGATCTTTTTTACGACAGTGCTTCGGCCATCCGGGGAAGAGTGCTGGCATCCCTCCGCGGTCCTGTGTAG